The Ptychodera flava strain L36383 chromosome 18, AS_Pfla_20210202, whole genome shotgun sequence sequence TTGTTATGATTGTTTCCATGTACAATATAGAACAACATATGAATTTCAtctgatttaaccctttgagtgctgtattttttcccaccaaaattttagtgcaacattttaccaatttttatgaacttttctgtgaatttactgataattttggaccaaatgaactcaatatttcatcagccagttttttcatcaaaattttgccaaaaatctaacaaaaattgactgaggcatattttataagggcgacaaaaattgactttggcgctcaaaggattaaagaaAATTCATTATATGCAGTTTTACATTGCAAAGATCAAGGGAAAAGTTGACTTTCATTATAAAAAGtggtcaccatttttttttctaaaatgaaTAGTGACTCCAGAAGGTTTACAGACCAGTTTCtgtgttgtacgtcttttttgtgtttgattctttttttttttgtgaaataaaaaagtatttaaaaaaaagaaaagagaaCCACATATGAAATAAACCATATCTGGCTTTTGCCATGAGGAGTACGCACTCATGTGTGTCCACCACTCTCTCTGAATACTCACCCTTTATGGGATTGCATTAGAAACTTTTTCAAGTATTATTTATTGactatatttgtaaacaaacaaacaccattctttattgacaaatatgaacacttatacaactctttattggttctttattgatttgcatatggaaataatatgtaacaaatcaacaaacaagcataaacaaagaaacaaacaagaaGCCTGAGTCCCCTATGCTCTTCTGTCATAACATACAACACACAACATAAACATTGTACTTGTCAGTTTCTATGGTAATGGTGAACTGATCATGGAGTACAAGTTAGAAAAATACAAGTTCTCCTTTTGATTGTAAACCTTTATTATAATGTGTCTAGGCAGGATATCACCAGTATGTTTCTGTTGACTTGAATAAAGTTCTTGAAACAAAGTAGACAAGTTGGGAAGTCACTGGGGGTGAAGGAAGCATTGTTTACTGAGTTCTATGACCGTAACCAAATGACATCAAACGCTCATGGTCTgatcaaaatatgaatatcatTGACAAAATCAGTATAACATTTTATCagggttgagcttcctttctgctctgcaatacttgaaaaatcaaattgGGTTCAACAGGGTTTAGGTTCTTTTCTTTCTGCAGTTCTTTAGAAAGTCCCTGAATGCGTACAGATCATACCATAGACTCTGGAGCGAGACACTTGACACGGCTGTTGACAGAGTGTCCAATATAGTATACAAAGGGATATGTACTATATTGGACTCACCGTAAAGAGATGTGACAAGTATGATCCATACTAGTTCAGTGACTTTAAAAGTACTGTATAGTGTATTCAACCCTGTCAAACCCATTTCAAGATTTTTCAAGTATTGCAGGGCATACAGGTAGCTCAACCCTGATAAGATACCAAATTGATTTTATTAACAATATTCATATcataatagcgctgatcgcaaatgacatcactgttatctctcattaatatgcataaataaacatttgtctgcattttctgcataaacgaccaaaataaaacctgcgagtgttagaatggctatttagcgtcacacttattcgtatgaattgatgactgagactacaagctgcaactaCAAGctgcgcgcgtgcagctatatttagtaacaaacccgaaatggcgatcaacgctattattacattttacaaacaCTACACATGCCTTATTTGCCAGTGCTTGATTGCACCTAGTCTTTCAGCCATACATAATAACTCAATCTGGGTATACCTGTCAATAATAGCTCCTAGCTACAATTTGGTATATAGTTGCCACTGTGCTGTTGCTGTTATATTTTTATGTCGTTAATGTGGTGAGGTCACTGTTCCTTTAGCAAGATTGTGGTGAAAGTACTGCAACTCGACCTAtgtgactatatatatatatatatatatatatatatatatatatatatatatatatatatatatatatatatatgctagacgtggaacttgtcgtgattactctacagactgtttcatgcgcttggcaatcgtctcctgacgattgccaagcgcatgaaacagtctgtagagtaatcacgacaagttccacgtctagcaatacctatgccctgcggaaacgcatcgagcactatacattgcctgaattgacaccaagccactgatatatatatatatatatatatatatatatatatatatatatatatatatatatatatatatatatatatatatatatatatatatatatatatatatatatatatatatatatatatatactggcaAAGCTAAAAAGAGGGCCCTTTCACTGCACCCCTGTAATACTTGCTGTGGACCTTTGTGCTGCAGTAACGTTGACCGCAACTTTCCTCGAAGTATAGTGCAACTGAAGCATGCACTATACGAGTGGCATGTAGATGAGAGCCGAATCGCAAGATGTGCACCTGTGCTGTGTGTATCCGTCCCCTGAAAATTGCCGGGAAAATTTTGGACTACAAGTACATAAGTACTTGTACGCAAGTATGTACGTGTACTTGTTCAattggaaaataaatttggtttTATGCTTACTTACTCTTCAAATAGACTTTTAGCGGTTTTCAGGAGCTCCATAGTGACAAATATTCTCGGCAACAAAGATGTACTGAATCACTCTATTTGTCAGTAGCACAGCTGTGAATTCGAAAACTCCGCCATCACTTACACGAGATGCATGTTGGGAAATCGCACGACCCCTAAAGGTTACCGAATGGAGTCCCCGTACTATTTCAATGACCTGACTCATAACACTTTTTATACTTCCGATAAAAAAATGTAGTCACCTTACATACTCAACTGACCCGAAAAACGTCGTCCAGTATCAACgatatatttaaaaaacaaatttttcaatgaatttaccttaaaatgaaatttatctATCATTCTTATGATTTTTTGGACTGTTTTAAAACAAGTGTTATTCATCCGCAACTGTGATCAGACCTGTATCATTCTTTTTCGTCTGGTGGCCGCCATATTGACTGTGGAAATTCACGTCGGCCACAAAAATTGGCCAAAATGGTGAGTGTGCTAACGAGCATCAGCTAACAAACAAAACGTCACGAGCCAGGTATCATCAATGAAAAAGGATTTTGTATAATTAATAAATGACTGCTTCAATGCGATTGATTCAAAGCCGAGAGAAACCCTTCAGTGGTGAACACGTGTCGTGATCACCCTTGTTTCTCAACTCTTGCTCAAATATGTTTGTCGCAAAACATGACTACATTTCTTTCCCCAcgtcttttttatcaaaaaatgacaCTGAAAGGTACTTAAAGTGGAGGCAAAACTGATTTACAGTTGTTTTTAACCTGACTGAATTAAATGAACAGCTTCTCAATTAGAAGAGGATTTATTTTTCCCAGCACTGAGAATGTCATCCAGAAGTTAACACCACATGAACCCTGAGCAAAAACATGACGAGATTACCACTTCATGGTccgtgtttttgaaataccttGATAATCCAGAAGTTCTGATTTTTGCTCTCGGTGTTACTTCCCTAACTCCAAAAGTGTAAAGATTCTGGTCAACCTAATCGACAAAAAAGTGAGTCAATCTGGATGTGTAGAAATGGTATCTGATGTAGAGCCAAAAGATTGAGTGGGGTCGGAGGCATGGAGGCCGTTAGCGACGTATAGGGTCTAGGCAACAGGCACGAGTGCTCTACATCTTCCAGTTATAGGATAATAAGTGCAGAGCTATGCAATATCTGAAGTGagagtgtgtattttttgtgcaCAGGCTTTGTCAGCAGCACGTCCTCTTGTAAATGTGTACACTGAGAAAAATGAAGTAAGTGGAACGACAGTAACCACACCAGCTGTGTTCAAAGCACCAATCAGACCCGACGTAGTCAACTTCGTTCACACAAACATCAGAAAGAACAGCCGTCAACCATATGCTGTCAGTAGCGCTGCAGGTACGTCTACTCTAAACCGCTTCTCCAAATAATGTATAAAAGCATGGGGAGGTCGTAGCTgcaaattgtagcgctacgatGAGGcagtcggtgatttttggtttttgtaacctcgctcaccagtagcgctacaatgccgatggccctgtagcATTCCAAATAAGCGCGTCGCACAGGGCGCagtgtgttgatgtgaaatccTACATATTtgctgcatttggtcgtaccgatttatcacttcTGAAGACTAAACTCTATACTACATTAACCaatgtcatttatggggtttggaatttgctCAAACATGTCGATTGTGttccaaaaaaaaacatttcaaggAGCCACCATTACCAACttcggtaatggcggctcccagaaacacgctcagTGTTTATGGGACGCGATCGAACTGTGTTGACAAagtctgaaaacaaatgacataTAAACTGGTGAATGCAGTCCTGAGAAAGATGGTTTACTCAGATCCTGGCAGATAGGTGTATAGTTTGGGAACCCTTATATATGATACAGATAGTCTTTAACTTTGTAGTGCAGTACTAGTGAATGTGCTACCTATATCCTTGTGTGGAGACCATTGATGATGTTTTATTCCAATTGTTTTCAGGTCATCAAACCAGTGCCGAGTCATGGGGTACCGGCCGTGCTGTAGCTCGTATTCCCCGTGTCCGTGGTGGAGGTACCCACAGATCAGGCCAGGGTGCCTTTGGCAACATGTGCCGTGGTGGCCGCATGTTTGCCCCAACCAAGACATGGAGACGGTGGCACAGAAGGGTGAATGTCAAGCAGAAGCGCTATGCTATGTGCTCCGCCATTGCAGCAACTGGAATTCCAGCCCTTGTCATGTCCAAAGGTCTGTTCTGTTTGATTTCCTGAAAATGTATGTGACAAATGTTTCTGTACCGCATCAAGTAAAGTGATTCATCAGTGCTGTTTTCTTTCCAAATTCAATGAGAATTATAAGAAATGTGCTTGTATGATGCTGTTATCTGCACACAGTACAGAATGTGCAACACATGAGAAGTGAAATATTCGCTGGACAAGCAAAGCCATTATATTAGTATTACTAAAATTCTTTCACTCTCATTTCACTGCATATCGGTCATCCTAGATTATTGATGACTTTCAGATATACCAAAGTCGGGTGGTAAAAGAGTTAGCCTGTTCATCCCCATTTCCTGTGAAATAGTCCGCAATCATGGTTGATAACAATGGGGTTagggccaaaccatagtggtaCAAGGGTTATGTTTGTTAGTAAAAATTTATGTGAATGTCTTTCCCTCCGTCTTCCAGGTCATCGCATTGAGGAAACCCCTGAAGTTCCCTTAGTTGTTGCGGACAAGGTTCAAGATTTGAAGAGAACAAAAGAAGCTGTTACTTTCCTGAGGAAGTTCAAAGcatggacagatattcaaaaagTAAGTCAATTTAAAACCAGTAATCGATCACTCTGAAAAATTTAAGATTTCTAACATATTTGGAATATTTAGCAGTGAAACCAGATTCCTTCATTGGAAACCTTTGTAAATGCTGTCACGGTACTAAACTTACGATCCTTTCTCTCTAGGTTTACAAGTCAAAACGTTTACGTGCTGGCAAAGGAAAAATGCGTAACAGGAGACGCGTTCAAAGATTAGGTCCTTGTATAATTTATGACCAAGACAATGGTCTCACCAAGGCTTTCAGGAATATACCAGGTACGTTGACAGTTGAGTTTCACCACTGTTTGCTGCATTTTATGAACACCTCTACGTTTTTTTGCCTTCAATAGAAGCATAGAACCATCAGGAAAACAGTACCATCTTTTGACTAGAAGACGTCCCAAATAACTTTATCGTTGTAAAATAAATCTTGACTTCATTGATGAAAGAAATGTGAATGTCCAGCGTGTCTCATATCTGTAAACTTTGCTTTGTAATGGTGAGAGTGCactgaaaatttatgttcagGGTTCTGTCAGGTTCATATAGAATCGTGCCTTCTAAATAAATGGATTGAATGTACAATGTGTGTGCCTTCAGATGAAAGGGAAGATGGTACAACTCAATGAGCCTATTAATTTGCAATGTGTTTCATCTTTTACACTCTGTTTTGAAATTCTTAAAGTTGGccatttcccattttttgtcgtTATCAACCACAACTGTCATTGTCTTGAAAGGTGTTACTCTTCTGAATGTCAGTAAGCTAGACCTGCTGAGAATGGCCCCCGGTGGTCATGTTGGCCGCTTCTGCATCTGGACAGAGAGTGCCTTCAGAAGACTAGATAACCTGTACGGCACATGGAGGAAGCCATCAAAGGAAAAGACAAACAGCAAGTGAGTGGAGAAAGATCATGTACGGTTAAAAATTGCAAAGACTAACCTGTGCATTCTCACTTTCCTATACAGAGGTTTCTTTGATctttgaaaacaatgggataaaaaattcaaaatttggaaGTATATGAGATGAGTGTGTAGAAAAATTTTAACAATACACATTTCAAAGCATATGCGAGATGTGCATTCAGTGTATGTTCCTTGTATTTGCCGTGACTTGCCTATCAGAGTCCTCACTTGGGAACTGTGCTGAAAACCTGGGTAATTAGCGTCCAAGACATGATGATAGTACCACTTCTGGTCCGTGTTTTTGAAAACCAGTGATAACTATGAAGTGCTGATCTTTGGTGAAAGGAACATCCAGAATGTAAACAATGATCCGATTCAAAACCACTTTGCCAACATGACATGACTGTGGTGTACCACTCATTACAGTTTGCCAATGCCCAAGATGACCTACACAGATTTGAACAGACTGTTGAAGAGTGACGAAGTTCAGAAACAGCTGAGACCAGCAAAGTAAGTACATTTCTCACTCAGCTTAGGCTAATAATTTGCCAAGAATTTGGACATGTCTCAGGCATGTCAGCATTGAGTTTAATTTGAGGAAATCAAAAGTAGAAATGTCTAGGCACTGAAACTTGGGGCAACACTGATTTACAGTCGTTTTTCAACCTGACTTTTCGTGAAATGAATAGTTTCTCAAGTAGAAAAggatttattttttccccagcaCTGAGAATGTCATCCAGAAGTTGACACCACATGAACCCTGAGCAAAAACATGACGAGATTACCACTTCATGGTccgtgtttttgaaataccttGATAATCCAGAAGTTCTGATTTTTGCTCTCGGTGTTACTTCCCTAACTCCAAAAGTGTAAAGACGCTGTTCACCCCTGTGGAAAGATTCTGGTCAACCTAATTGATAAAAAAGTGAGCCAATCTGGATGTGCAGAAACAACATCTGACATAGAGCCAAAAGATTAGTAACACTAGGATTTCAAATTTATATTGTCAACGGTCATGTGCAACTCCTATGTACCACTTGACATTGCTGAAGCATATGTGCCAACTCTGAAAAGTTCACATCATGTTGTGAGGCTAATTTTGTGTGGTGAAAAAACGCCAGTGCTTCTAATGCAGAAGCTTTTGTCCCAAGAGTCAGTGATTTATTGTGCTTGTAGAATCTTTCATCCGCAGAACTCTCGCCAGTGACTGACAATTTCTACTTAATTTTTGCCTTGCAGTCGTAGAGCCAACAGACGCAAGGTTCTGAAGAAGAATCCACTGAAGAACATCAGAGTTATGATAAGACTCAACCCATATGCTAAGACATCTAAGCGTCACGCCAAGCTGACACAGGAGAGAAGACTCAAGGCCAAGTTAGAGATCCTTAATCAGAAGCGTGGTGTAAGTATCAAAGTCAGCATTAGAACATAGTGGTTAATCAAATGAATAATAGAGTGCCAAAATCTCCAGTATGTAGGTAATGCCTGATTGCATTTCACAGTGTGTGCAAGGGTGTCACAAAGCCCTTCTTAACAAGCAAGTCTTTGATAAAAAGGGAAACACTGAATGGGATGGTACTGTTGTTCCCTTTCAAAGTGTATAGGCTATGACACTCCAAACTAtacagagagagggagagagggggTGGGGGAGTCCCAATTTACCTTACAAAAACccttacacacatacatacacaaatatcattttatgtttttcatgtGTTATGATTAGATGCAGcacttttcaataatattgttatatgtaatttttgtattttctgaaTAGATCACCACCAAGGATGGCAAGGAGAAGCCAGGTAAAGCTAAGGCCAAACCCAAGGGCAAGAAAGGCAAGGCCAAGAAAGCCAAAGGAAAGGAAGAGAAATAGGAAGTGTCAATTGTACGTGAAGTTATAACGTACTTGTGCTACACTGCAACTATGATGCCCTGAATAcagcaatgaaataaaaaaaattgtgaaactgACGTTTGTTGTGGATgtgtgcatttttattttgtattcagTATTCAGATAGTCAGACTATAATTGcaattgtatgtgtgtgtgaacTGGATCGACTGAAGGATTTAGTGCCCAACCAATCTGGTATTTA is a genomic window containing:
- the LOC139117139 gene encoding large ribosomal subunit protein uL4A-like; amino-acid sequence: MALSAARPLVNVYTEKNEVSGTTVTTPAVFKAPIRPDVVNFVHTNIRKNSRQPYAVSSAAGHQTSAESWGTGRAVARIPRVRGGGTHRSGQGAFGNMCRGGRMFAPTKTWRRWHRRVNVKQKRYAMCSAIAATGIPALVMSKGHRIEETPEVPLVVADKVQDLKRTKEAVTFLRKFKAWTDIQKVYKSKRLRAGKGKMRNRRRVQRLGPCIIYDQDNGLTKAFRNIPGVTLLNVSKLDLLRMAPGGHVGRFCIWTESAFRRLDNLYGTWRKPSKEKTNSNLPMPKMTYTDLNRLLKSDEVQKQLRPANRRANRRKVLKKNPLKNIRVMIRLNPYAKTSKRHAKLTQERRLKAKLEILNQKRGITTKDGKEKPGKAKAKPKGKKGKAKKAKGKEEK